Below is a window of 'Nostoc azollae' 0708 DNA.
TATTTGCACCTCGTGGTATTGCTAAAATATCAATTTACTCACCTCGTAATCAGGAATTAGCAAAGCTTTCTGGTGTGCCACTAATGGTGACATTACTGCTAGAACTCCGGGATGCGATCACACCTCGTTTACAATCTCTATTATCTTTTGTAGGAAATGGAATTGTTTTCATACTAACACAAATAATTGGTCGGGGTTTAGGTTTAATTGGACGTGGTGTTCTACAAGGCATCGGTAGCGTTGCTTTAACAGAAAAAACCCAAAAGCGTCAGAAAGAACGAACCAAATAATTACAGAAAACTCTCTGCGTTCCTCCGCGTTAAAAAAAATCCTATAAATTCCAATCACGACGAAAATGGAAGAAACTTTGTAGAAATTCTTGTAACCTGTGGTTTTTAGAAAGTTTTATATTACTCCATTCTCGTACAGTTTGTTCTAATGTTTCCGAGAAACTGGGATAAACAGCAGCTATTTTTGCTAAATGCTGAATTTTCAGATTTTGCGACATTGCCAAAGCAATTAAATTAATTAACTCTCCTGCGGCTGTACCCAATATAGAACATCCCAAAATTTTGCCATTTTCTAAGGAAGTTAGTTTACAAATACCTGTAATATTGTCTTGAACTTGGGCTGCTGCTAGTGTTTTAAAATATTGTCTTAAAACTAAAACTTCCTGTTTACCATATTGGCGTTTAGCTTGCAATTCTGTTAACCCCACTTGGGCTACCATTGGTTGAGAAGATATCATCCAAGGAATATAATTATAATTAACTGCCAATCTCGGAAAGAATAGAGCATTGTTGACAGCGATTTTGGCTTCATAATTAGCGATATTGGCAATATCATAACCACCTATAACATCACCACAAGCATAAATGCGTTGATTTGTAGTTTGTAGTTTGTCATTAACCACTAAACCGCGTGGACGACATTTTACTCCTACTGCTGTTAAATTCAAATTTCCTATATTTGGTTGTTGTCCAGTAGCAACTAAAATTTCATCAGTTTCAATGGCTTTATCTCCAGCTTGAACCCATTTTTTATCTTCAACTTGTCGCACTTGAGTGACTATTATTTGATTCAAGACACACACACCATCAGCTTCTAATTGTGCTATCAATAACTGGGCTAATTCTGGGTCAAGATGAGAGAAAACGCTGGGATGATTAAATATCAGAGTGATATTGCAACCTAAACGGGCTAAAGTTTGCGCAATTTCCATACTTTGAGGTAACCCACCAAGAATTACCCAATTTTTTGGCGGATTAGGTTTTTCTAACGATTGCCAAATATTAGTAAGAGTTACATAACCAGTGGTTTTCAAACCTGCAATGTCGGGAATTTTGGAAAGCGAACCACAAGCAAGTAAATAGGTACGCGCGTTTAAAATTCGGTTATTAACTGCAAAACTAAGTTGGGGAGAAGATGAAAATTCACCATTACCAATAATGACATCAACTCCTTGAGTAGCTAAATTAGCGAGAGAATTAACTTGGTTGAGATTTGTAGTGATCGCATCAGCATACATTATCGCTTGTTTCCAAGGGTTAATGTAGCGGGCTTGATGTATTGATATTTCTGATTTGTCAGCTAGTATTGTATCGCTATTCGTCCCATTTAATTCAGTATCTGGTTGTGTAATAATTCCCAAATCTGCGACATCAAGGCAATGCTGCATCATTTTAGCAATTTCACTGAGTGCGTAATGATAATTAAATTCATAGTTGACTTGAGGCTGTACCAAGGCAACTTTGGCCTGTAGTTGGGTTGCCGTTAAGGCAGCGTAGTATCCAATTATACTGCCACCAACAATTACGACATCATAATCAATTTTCATTGGTCATTGGGCATTGGGCATTGGGCATTGGGCATTGGGCATTAGGAAAATTACTACCCCATCTCGCTCATCTCCCCCAGTCCCCATACTGATAACTGATAACTGATTTAAGGGCTGTTAGCAAGCGTTGGTTATCAGATTCCGAACGGACAGCGATGCGGAAAAAGTGATCGCCCAATTCTTTAAAGCTAAGACAATCACGAATAAAAACCTGGTGCTGTTGAAGTAATTTTGTTTGTAACTCAGAGGTAGACTGTTGAGACTCTACTAATAGGTAATTAACAGCGCCTTCTAGGGGGTTTAATCCCGGAAGTTGGACTAAACCTTGAAAAAGTTGATTGCGTGCGTCTGGTAGCCATTTCCAGCTTAGTTGTTGAAATTCTGTATCTTGAAGTGCTGCTATGGCTGCGGCTGCGGCTAAGATATTTACTGGCCAAGGATCTCGCCATGATTGCCATTTAGCCAGACGGTCAGGGTGAGCGATCACATATCCTAACCTTAACCCCGGTAAACTGTAAAATTTTGTGAGCGATCGTAATATCACCAAATTCTCATATTCCTGCACCAACCCAATCAAGCTTTGTTCCTCATCAGGAGGGAGAAAATCCATAAACGCCTCATCCACCACCACCAAAGCAAAATCTTCCAGGTAGGGCAAAATCTCATCTCGTAAAAATAACTTCCCTGTCGGGTTGTGAGGATTATTTAGCAACAAACCACAATTTCTAGACAAGGGAAAAGAGGAAGAAATCTTTCCCAGTCCCCAGTCCCTAATCCCCAAATTAACGGGAAACTCCAGCACTTTAGCATTGTAAGCCGCTAGGGTGCGGTAATAGTCACCAAAGGCTGGAGTAATTAACATTGTTGCCGCTAAATGCGCCAATTCTCTACCTACTAAAGTTAGTAATTCTGCTGAACCATTGCCAGGCAAAATCCACTCAAGAGGTATTTTATGAAAGCGACCCAGAGATAGTTTGAGTTCCCTATAATCTGGGTCTGGATAGTGCTTAAGATTAGCAAATTGGGACGTGATCGCAGCAATAACGCTGTTTGGTGGTCCCAACGGGCTGATGCTGGCAGAAAAATCAACAATAGCATCAGGGGGACAGCCAGCTAATGCCGCTGCCCAAACTAAATTTCCCCCGTGTGCTTTTTCCCGCATCAAAAATGGATTTGCTAGAACAGAACCTACTCTTTTGGGGGTGCTACCCTTTCTCTAAATAGTTTCCCAGCAGAGAAGGCAGGAACCTTAGTTGCCGGTATTTCCATTTTCTCATTTGTTTTTGGGTTGCGACCTTCACGAGCTTTGCGTTCCCGTGATTCAAAAGAACCAAATCCCACCAAAGTGACTTTATCACCAGAGGCAACAGCCTCAATAATAGTTTCTATGGCCGCACTTAAGACAGCATCTGCTTGTTTTTTAGTCACACTAGCCTTTTCAGCCACTGCATCAACTAATTCGCCCTTGTTCATAATCAAACTCCTTGAGGTTTACTTGGGATTTACGTAAAGATGTGATAGATGACATCTTTACGTAAATCTCTGTTGGCAGAATTACAAAAATCGTCCCTTAAGAGTATTTACACTCAAAACCGCTGTAAATCCGATTGGCTCGACTTTTCAATGAATCATTCTAAGGTGTTGTAGCCAGAAGTGAACAGATGAAAGCATTAATTTATATAGATTTCAGGATCTATTGTGTTTTTTGCTTCATTGTTGCCCTGGAAACACCCTATTTTTAGGAATAAAAACTTACTAGGCACTGGGGATTGGGGATTGGGTATTGGGGATAAAGATTATTTTTTTCTTTAGAACTAAAATGATAGTAGTGTTTTGAGGTTACAGAGTCAGGAAATGTTACATAGCGCAGCATTGTTTTTACAATGCAGTGAGAACTACTCTAGACAAAGAAGGATGGATCATATTTGAAATACCCGAATGATCTAAAAATTCGGGTATCTGCACAACTTAACGATTATTAGGAACCTTCAACCCACGACGCTCCAGGATTTGTCGCACCTGTGAACTAGGATTGTAGTTATAACCATAAGCAGAACGCTCCGAGTCATCCATTACCTGCGGTGTGAGTAACACAATTACCTCCCTACGTTCATTCTGTCTGTTTGTTTTTCTAAACAGCGACCCAAGCAGAGGAATATCACCCAAGATAGGCAGCTTGGAAATAGTAGTTCGGTCTTGGTCTTGAATAATGCCGGATAAAATCAGGGTTTGACCATCTCGTAAGCGAAGTATACCAGATTGAAGACTTCTGGCTGCTAATAAGGCAATATTGCCATCAGGAGTTGATGCACTATTAGCAAATGCAGATACAGTTGGTGCAACAGACAAGGACACGAAACCATTGTCATCAATCCTCTCTACTTTAACTGCTAGAGTTAAACCCGCTTCCTTGATGATTGGTTCTCTCAGTGTGTCGGTGATTCTAATACCTCCGTATACTTCTGAGGTTAACTTAACTACAGCATCCTGTCCTTCCTGCACAATTAAGGTTGGATCAGTCAAAATCTTCGCATTCCCAGTTTGTACCTGAGCCTGTAAACTTGCAAGGAAACGTTTGGGGAATTTGTACAGAGAAGGTAAAGATGCTGTTGCTGTGCCAGCAGTACCTTGTGTTACGCTTGTAGTTCCATCTGCATTGATAGTGATGATATTATTTGTTGATTGAGTAATTGATGTAAAACCTGGTTGTAGGGGATTACTCGATGCCGATGAAATGGGTGTAAATGTAGTAGCATCTGTGTTAGGGATTACTTTAATACCTCCGGGTGCAAGTGTAGTGCCATCCCCTAGAGGCACTACACTTGCAGATTGGTTAATAATTGTTGTACCGGGACCTGCACCTGTAAGCGTTGTAGATTCAGTGGTACTTAAGAAAGGCTCTCCTGTAATTGGATTTGTGATCACAGGTGTGTCAGTGATACTATTTGCCACTTCACTACTGGTAGCTGGTCTAGAACCACCAAAATTAAAAGTTGCTGCACCCCCGTCATTAGAGAAGTAATTATCACCAATCCCAAAGGAAAAGCTAGAGGTATAGTCTTGAATACCTAAAAGGTTGACATCAATAATTTTGACGTTGACCACAACTTGACGACGACGGACATCAAGTTGAGTGAGTTGAGATATTGCCATCTCAACTATTTTTGGATTTCCAACTAAGGTGACAGAATTTGTCCGTTCGTCTCCTGATGCTTGTAACCCTCTGAGTAAGGGTACTGAATCTTTGTAGTCAATTCGTTGCGTCTCAATTTTTGTTTCTGTAGTGGTCTGAGTTTGGGTAATTGCGGCATTAGCAGCACTACCTACAGGCACAGCATTCACGCTAGTAACCAGTCTTTCACGGCTAACAGCGCTTTCTGCACCCAAGGCAACTAAAAAATTTAAAGCAACACCAACCGTTACCTGATTCAGCCGCAAACTCCGCATGACATTATCACGGGTGGAATTAGGCAATTTAGCCCCGACAAAAATCGTTCTCCCACTGCGGTTAGCTTCTAAAGCACTCAAACGCAAAACGTAATTAAATACATCTTGCACTGCTTCATTTTCAATATCCAGAGAAATCGTTTGACTGGTGGTAGCAGCCAGTTGGCCTCCCGCAGGTGGTGTTGCTGCTGCTCCTTCGCTGCCTATATAAGCTACGTTCATACCAGCAGCACGAGCCAGCAGTGATAAAACTTCTCTAACTGGCGCATCTCGCAATACTAAACGCGGCACTCGTTCCTGAGTTCCTAAATCAATACTGGTAGGAGAAGTATCAATGTTAGATACTGTAATATCTCCTACTGGGGGAGCAACAGCTCTGGGCAAGAAGGGAGGTGCTTGGTTGTAAGGTTGATTAGGTCCTGCTGGTTGTGCAGGTTTTCCATCAATTGTTACTTCTGGGTTAGGAACTAGCACTTCTATCTTTTTGCCTGGTTCGACTGGAGTAGCAGCAGGGGTTATAGGTACTGCTGCGGTAGTATCTGTATTTGGTGTTATAGATGTTGTCGCGTCTCTGCTAGAAGTAAAGCTCAGGGTCAGACTGTTATCTTGACGCATGACGGGTTTACTATTAGGAGCGGTATCATTACCAGTGACCGTCACACGCACACTATTAGCATTTAATTGATTTACTTCTACCGATGCTATTCCGGGGGCGGGGTTTTCTTGGCGGAAATTATTACCTTGCAGTAAAAGCAATTTGGTATTAATAATATCTGCGACTAGGGCGTTACCACGCTGTGTGGTAAATACTTGGGGCTTCTCACCAGCAGAGGTCTTTAAAATGACACTAATTCCTCCCTCAGCAGGACTTAGTTGTACTTGAGTAATTTGAGTGGTCTGTGCCGAAGCTGGCTGGGCTGCTAAGAGTACACAAGCAGTTGCACTTGAGATTAAAACATTACTATGAACTTGTTTCACAGTTCATTCCTCACACTAAATAAAAACCAGTATGTATGTTTAGTGGTTAACCAATTAACCAGAACTTAGAAATTAACCGAGTGTGAATTGAATTTACATTTAAGTTGATCTCATCAGCACTCAAGAATTTTGATGGTTACTACTTGGCTGGGGGAGCAGCTTTTGCTGCTAATTCTGCGGCTTCTTCTGCTGTCAATGGCATTAATGCGACTAGGTCAAAAGACGTTGACAGTTTGCCTATTCCAGTCCGCACTGCTTTCTTTTTTTCATCATTTGCTTTGTCTACCTCTGGTGGTACCAATTTTGAATCATAGTTTTGAACAAGTAATAAAGGCTGTAAACGCTCAATATTACGCATTATTGACTGGGTTTGTTCAAAATTACCTTCAATTTCCACCTTAACAACTCTGCGTTTAAGCTTATTGTTAACTTTTTCTCCCAGACTGTTATCAGCAATTATTTCTGCTTTATCTGCTGCTGGTACAAACCGTTTGAGTTTGGCTCTTATGGCATCATTAGCAGTGATTTGAGCATTGCTAGAATCTACTAAGCGACTGGTATCCATCAATAAAGTATCCAAACTTCTTTCATTGGCAAACAAGCCTAAAACTTGGATTTGCTGCTTCTTGACATCAGCTAATTCTGTCTTTACTTTGTCAGCTTGTTTGGCTTGGAGTCTTTTTTGGTCAACTTGCCCTTGCAGTTCGGTGCTTTTGGTTTGTAACTGCTGAAAGTTATCCCAAGCGGGCATGACCATATTCAGTATCATATAAACGGCGGCAAGAAATCCTATACCGCCCACCGATCCACCAATAATCTGTGGTGTTAAAGTGATACCAAATACAGATCGATAGGATGATGCCGCATCATCAAAGTTGGTATTCTGTTGAGAAAAACTTAAATCATCACTCAGTGTCATTTAGCGATCGCTCCTGTTTCTTGGAGGCTACGAATCCTCTTTACTAATCCGACTGTGCCTTTTTGTTCTAATTCACGAATTAATTCCGATGCTGGTACATTACTGAGACTAGCTTTAATAGTGTACTTAACCACTTGTGGTGGTTTGAATTTAACCCCAGATGTATCTTGAGATTTATTTTCAGGTGGAACAGCACCAGTGATAGCAGGTGCATCAATTAACTCTGCTGTACTAATTCCGCTTTCTGCGGCATTCAACAAGTTAGATTGTCCCATAGTTAGTAGAAAGTCATTAACATCACTAAAAGAGCGTGCATAGCCATTAATTTCTAATATCCCCGCAGGATTACTAGGTTTTGGACTTGTAACAGTGGCAGTGGCAGCCAGTGCTTGAATCACAGGTGGTATTTGCCTGATATTTTCAACTTGTACACTTGGGGGAATGCGAGCGCGCAAATCTTGTAACATCGCTGACCAGGGACGGATCTGATCAAACACAGTCACCAAAGCTTGTGTTTGGTCTTGGACACCTGCCATTTCATCCTTTATTTTCTTAATGTCGGCTATTTTACCGTCTAACTCCTTACCTTCCTGATCTAGTTTTGCTATTTTTTGTTCTAATCCAGAACTTTGTGCTTGTAAAATCCAAAAACCACCAAATACCAAAGCTGGGAAACATAAACCTACACCCACTCCCAAAAACACTGGTATTAAATCTTCCAGATTAATTGGTTGTCTGACAGGTTGATTCTCATTAAACTCAATAGACGCTCTGTCTCTAAGAAAGTTAATATCCAGACTATACATCTTGTTATCCCTCCCGCATTGCTAAACCCAGTATTATCCCCAATCCAGGACGTTGCACGGGTGGATATTTTTCGGCTTCTACTTGCAAGGACAAATCCCTAATTGGATCTATTTGAGTAGTAGGAAAACCTAATCTTTGAGTAAAGAACTCATCTAGCTGTTGGAGTCCTCCTCCAGTCCCAGCTAGTAGAATCTGCGCCACTTCTAAACCTTCACTCTGATTAATGTAAAAATCTATAGAACGACGCAGTTCATCTGATAATTCTCCCAGTATTTTTAACATAGGTCCCATACCAGGATTAACACCAGTAGTCCCAGTCCTACCCACATCCATAGAATTTGTAGGAATAGTCATGCCCATCAACATATCCATATCTCGTGATGTGGGTAAATTCATTGCCCTTGATAGAGCTGCTTGCAGTTGATATGTACCTATAGGTACTGTACGGGAAAATTGTGGTACTCCATTGATAATAATAGCAATTTCAGTACTGTCAAACTCGATATCAACTAATACAGCGGCTTCTTGGGGTCCGAATAGCCTTAACTGGTCTCGAATAGTCCGAATCAGGGCAAAACTGTTAATTTCTAAAACATCAACTTTTAATCCTGCTTCAGCAAAAGTGTTAATATAGGTATCTGTTATTTCCTTACGAGTGGCAACTAAAAGCACTTGTACTTTTTCAATACCATCCTCATCCACAAAATACCCCAATTTCTGATAATCTACATCAGCTTCTTCTCGTGGATAGGGTAGATATAGTGCAGCCTCATGGTTAAGCACCATCTCCCGCAACTCTTTATTATCCAACTCTGCTGGAACAGGAATCACACGCACAATAGCATCTCGTCCGGGGATACAAGTGGCAACACGGGAAGCTTTAATTTTACTTTCAGCCATTCCCTGTTGGATGATTTCCGCCATCCTAGGAGGATCGTTAATTTGACCATCAACAACTATCCCCTCTGGAACTGGTATGGTGGTCAAAGATTCTATTTTTAAGCCTTGGCGTTGCTTACATAGGTGAACTATATTCATTCGTTCTGGTGCAAGCTCAATGCCAACACCTTTATTAGATTTCCCAAGGATATTACTGAGATTACTAAGATTGCTTAAGACGTTTACCACAGTTTTACCTGCTAGATTGCTAAATGGAATATTTTTAAAATAAGGAATTCAGGAGGCAAAAAGAGGTTATCCTTCCTGTACACCCCTATACCCTTACACCCCATCACCTGTCTCTAATAACTGATGTGTTCTTAGTAAGTAATCTATATAGCTTATAATCTCGACATTTCTGCATAAGTTTTTCACCCCTTTTAATCGTAAAAATATTACCACGATGATTCGATTACAAAAATTCAAACAACTAACTGTTTGGGTAATGCTTGGCTTACTTACCAGTTGGATAGTAAGTTGCAGCACAGACAATGTGGGAACAATTTCAAAACCAGTGACTTCAGAAGTGACAAAGATTGAGTTTTGGACAATGCAACTCCAACCTCAATTTACCAACTACTTCCAAAGCCTGATTACAAGCTTTGAATCCCAAAACCCCAGTATCAAAGTTAAATGGGTAGATGTGCCTTGGTCTGCAATGGAGAACAAAATTTTAACAGCTGTCTCCGCAAAAACGCCACCAGATGTTGTTAACCTTAACCCAGATTTTGCATCCCAACTGGCAGGACGAAATGCCTGGTTAGATTTGGATGAAAAAGTTCCAAGTGAAGTTAGTTCCTCCTATTTGCCTAATATTTGGCAAGCTAGTACCTTGAATGGCAAGACTTTTGGCATTCCCTGGTATCTCACCACAAGGTTAACTATTTATAACACTGATTTGTTAAAACAAGCTGGTATCACAAAACCACCTGCAACTTATACAGAATTAGCGCAAGAGGCACAACAAATTAAAGATAAAACTGGTAAATACGCCTTTTTTGCTACTTTTGTACCCCAAGATTCTGGTGAGGTTTTGGAATCATTTGTACAGATGGGAGTTACTCTGGTCAATGCTGAGGGTAAAGCGGCTTTTAATTCACCACAAGGAAAAGCAGCTTTTCAGTATTGGGTATATCTGTATAAGAAAGGATTACTACCTAAAGAATCATTAACACAAGGCCACCGTCATGCAATTGATTTATACCAATCAGGGGAAACAGCATTTTTAGCTTCGGGTCCTGAGTTTTTGGAGACGATATCAAATAATGCACCCAAAATTTCTCAAGCTTCTGCTATAGCACCTCAAATTACAGGAGATACAGGGAAGAAAAATGTCGCTGTCATGAACATAGTTATTCCCCGTGCCAGCAAACAACCTGATGCAGCAGTGAAATTTGCCTTATTTGTTACTAATGACGAAAATCAATTAGCTTTTGCTAAAGCTGCTAATGTTTTACCTTCAACAGTTACAGCACTTGCTGATAGTTATTTTAAAGAAGTTCCTGCTACTGCTACCATTGCGGAAAAGGGACGTATTATCAGCGCCCAACAGATGCAAACAGCAGAGGTTTTAACTCCGAAAATGAAGGATTTTAAATTTTTACAAAAGGCAATTTATGAAAATCTCCAAGCTGCAATGTTAGGACAAAAAACGGTCGATAAAGCTCTAGAAGATGCAGCGCAACAGTGGAATAATCGGTGATTGTAGATTGGGGATTGGGGACTGGGAAGATGAGGATGATGGGGGTGATGGGGAAGTAATTTTCCTAATGCCCCATGCCCCATGCCCAATACCTAATTAGGGCTTGTTGAATAAACCTCAGACCTGGATGAATCGATAGTTTAAGGGTTATTTAAGGTGGATAAGATGCAGGAAATAAGCCTTGATACCATGAAAACTCAAACACTTTTTCAGATTCTAGATTCTTCTAAATCCTCCTCTTCTTCCTTCTGACTCCTGACTCCTGACTCCTGACTCCTGACTCCTGACTCCTGACTCCTGACTCCTGACTCCTGACTCCTGACTCCTGACTCCTGACTCCTGACTCCTGACTCCTAATCGTCACGAACAACTCTTTCAGCAAGCCCTAATTACTATTTCCTAAAAAATGTCCAATTAAATAAAGAGAACCACATAAAACAACTAGGTTATCTGTAGAGGTGAAAGCAGCATCTAAAGCCGAAAATACATCTGGATAGGTGCTGCAAAAACCTAAGTCTGGGTAAGTTTCATTAGCTAATTTTGATAAGTGGTCAAGATTGGCTGAATTATTATCCGGGACTGGTACTAAATATAATTTATCTCCTGTTTTCAATAATGCGTGAAAAATATCACTATGATCTTTGGTGGCTAACATTCCAATTACCCAGGTTATATTTTGGGTACTGAAACTATCTACATAATTTCTTAAAACTTGTGCTGATGCTGGGTTATGTGCGCCATCAATTAATAATTGATAATTGTAATTATTATGTTTCCATGTGAACCATTGCATTCTTCCTGGCCATTTGGTTTTTCCTATACCATTAATAATGGTTTGTTCAGAAATTTGCCAACCTTGTTTTTGTAATATTTCTAAAGCCGCTAAAGCCAAAGTCGAATTATGTAATTGAATTTGTCCTTGTAATGGTAGATGATATCTAATTGATTCAGAATTTTCAATTTGGTATAAACCTGGAGGGTGATTTCCCGGAGGATATTTTGAATTTTGAATTTTATAGTATTCTGCCCATCCTGGGTTAATTTCTTGAGCAGGTTGAGGGGCAATTATAGGGCATTGTAATTCTAAGCTGCGCGCTCGCACAACTTTTTCAGCATCTGCTGGCAATTGTCCTATTACTACAGGACATCCAGGTTTAATAATACCTGCTTTTTCTCCGGCAATATCAGCAACTGTCGGACCTAATTGTTGCCAATGTTCTCTACTAATGGAAGTAATTACCGTTACTAAAGGCTTAGGACAAACATTAGTAGCATCTAAACGCCCTCCTAATCCCACTTCCACTATCGCCACATCGACTTTTTGTTGTGCAAAATATAACCAAGCTGCTGCGGTAATTACTTCAAACTGGGTTGGTGACTCTTCTCTTAGGTCAATAGCCGATTGAATACGTAGTATCAATTGAGATAAAGTTTCTGGGTTGATTGGCCGTTCATTTATACAGATACGTTCTGTCCAATCTACCAAATGCGGGGAAGTGTACCGTCCTGTACGATAACCAGCTTCGGTGAGTACGGAGGAAAGATAAGCGCATACAGAACCTTTGCCATTAGTTCCACCAACATGAATTAGAGGAACTTGATGATGGGGATTGTCAAGATTTGCTAATAATTTGACAATGCGTGTTAGTCCCAGATTGACACCAAAATGCTGAAGGGGTTGGAGTAAGGAATCTATATTCACGGTGACTGGGGACTGGGGATTGGGGACTGGGAAGATGGGGAATATGGGGGTGATGAGGGAGATGGGGAGAAATAAATTCAAAATTAAAAAACCCCTATTCCCTATCCCCTATTCCTTTAGTTAGTCATTAAGCTTCCTTGTTCAAAAAGTTTTGTACTTGTCTAATAGCAGCAGCGCCGATGTTAAAAGCAGCCCAACCAGCAGCAATGGCTAGTGGTGCTAAAACGATGATTACACGGGTATCAATGTCCATATCTAGTAGCCCTCTGTTATGTAGAAATTAAAGATTTATCAACAGTTATCAATTTTTATTTTTATCTGAAGTGGGGTATTTTTCCAAGGAGAAGTGTAAAGAATGATTAACTTGGTCAGTGGTCAGTGGCAAAAGGCAGAAATTTTTCCCCATCTCCCTCATCACCCCCATATTCCCCATCTTCCCAGTCCCCAATCCCTACCTAAAACCAATATCTGTCCCTTTGCTGGCGTGAACTAGGGCTAATTCTTGGTATTTTTCGGCGTGTTCTATGAGTTCTGCGGTTTCGGTGTCTGTGAGTTGACGGACAATTTTAGCGGGGATGCCGACTACTACGGAACATGGGGGTATGTCTTTGGTTACTACTGCACCTGCGCCAATGATGCTACTATGACCAACTCTGACTCCATTTAAAATTATTGCGCCAATGCCTATTAAACTTCCACGTTCAATATGGGCAGAATGTACCACAGCACGATGCCCTATAGTTACATGATCTTCTAATATTGTTGGCAGACCAGG
It encodes the following:
- a CDS encoding PilN domain-containing protein is translated as MYSLDINFLRDRASIEFNENQPVRQPINLEDLIPVFLGVGVGLCFPALVFGGFWILQAQSSGLEQKIAKLDQEGKELDGKIADIKKIKDEMAGVQDQTQALVTVFDQIRPWSAMLQDLRARIPPSVQVENIRQIPPVIQALAATATVTSPKPSNPAGILEINGYARSFSDVNDFLLTMGQSNLLNAAESGISTAELIDAPAITGAVPPENKSQDTSGVKFKPPQVVKYTIKASLSNVPASELIRELEQKGTVGLVKRIRSLQETGAIAK
- a CDS encoding GspMb/PilO family protein, giving the protein MTLSDDLSFSQQNTNFDDAASSYRSVFGITLTPQIIGGSVGGIGFLAAVYMILNMVMPAWDNFQQLQTKSTELQGQVDQKRLQAKQADKVKTELADVKKQQIQVLGLFANERSLDTLLMDTSRLVDSSNAQITANDAIRAKLKRFVPAADKAEIIADNSLGEKVNNKLKRRVVKVEIEGNFEQTQSIMRNIERLQPLLLVQNYDSKLVPPEVDKANDEKKKAVRTGIGKLSTSFDLVALMPLTAEEAAELAAKAAPPAK
- a CDS encoding HU family DNA-binding protein — protein: MNKGELVDAVAEKASVTKKQADAVLSAAIETIIEAVASGDKVTLVGFGSFESRERKAREGRNPKTNEKMEIPATKVPAFSAGKLFRERVAPPKE
- a CDS encoding type IV pilus secretin family protein — encoded protein: MKQVHSNVLISSATACVLLAAQPASAQTTQITQVQLSPAEGGISVILKTSAGEKPQVFTTQRGNALVADIINTKLLLLQGNNFRQENPAPGIASVEVNQLNANSVRVTVTGNDTAPNSKPVMRQDNSLTLSFTSSRDATTSITPNTDTTAAVPITPAATPVEPGKKIEVLVPNPEVTIDGKPAQPAGPNQPYNQAPPFLPRAVAPPVGDITVSNIDTSPTSIDLGTQERVPRLVLRDAPVREVLSLLARAAGMNVAYIGSEGAAATPPAGGQLAATTSQTISLDIENEAVQDVFNYVLRLSALEANRSGRTIFVGAKLPNSTRDNVMRSLRLNQVTVGVALNFLVALGAESAVSRERLVTSVNAVPVGSAANAAITQTQTTTETKIETQRIDYKDSVPLLRGLQASGDERTNSVTLVGNPKIVEMAISQLTQLDVRRRQVVVNVKIIDVNLLGIQDYTSSFSFGIGDNYFSNDGGAATFNFGGSRPATSSEVANSITDTPVITNPITGEPFLSTTESTTLTGAGPGTTIINQSASVVPLGDGTTLAPGGIKVIPNTDATTFTPISSASSNPLQPGFTSITQSTNNIITINADGTTSVTQGTAGTATASLPSLYKFPKRFLASLQAQVQTGNAKILTDPTLIVQEGQDAVVKLTSEVYGGIRITDTLREPIIKEAGLTLAVKVERIDDNGFVSLSVAPTVSAFANSASTPDGNIALLAARSLQSGILRLRDGQTLILSGIIQDQDRTTISKLPILGDIPLLGSLFRKTNRQNERREVIVLLTPQVMDDSERSAYGYNYNPSSQVRQILERRGLKVPNNR
- the cobD gene encoding threonine-phosphate decarboxylase CobD; protein product: MREKAHGGNLVWAAALAGCPPDAIVDFSASISPLGPPNSVIAAITSQFANLKHYPDPDYRELKLSLGRFHKIPLEWILPGNGSAELLTLVGRELAHLAATMLITPAFGDYYRTLAAYNAKVLEFPVNLGIRDWGLGKISSSFPLSRNCGLLLNNPHNPTGKLFLRDEILPYLEDFALVVVDEAFMDFLPPDEEQSLIGLVQEYENLVILRSLTKFYSLPGLRLGYVIAHPDRLAKWQSWRDPWPVNILAAAAAIAALQDTEFQQLSWKWLPDARNQLFQGLVQLPGLNPLEGAVNYLLVESQQSTSELQTKLLQQHQVFIRDCLSFKELGDHFFRIAVRSESDNQRLLTALKSVISYQYGDWGR
- a CDS encoding dihydrolipoyl dehydrogenase family protein is translated as MKIDYDVVIVGGSIIGYYAALTATQLQAKVALVQPQVNYEFNYHYALSEIAKMMQHCLDVADLGIITQPDTELNGTNSDTILADKSEISIHQARYINPWKQAIMYADAITTNLNQVNSLANLATQGVDVIIGNGEFSSSPQLSFAVNNRILNARTYLLACGSLSKIPDIAGLKTTGYVTLTNIWQSLEKPNPPKNWVILGGLPQSMEIAQTLARLGCNITLIFNHPSVFSHLDPELAQLLIAQLEADGVCVLNQIIVTQVRQVEDKKWVQAGDKAIETDEILVATGQQPNIGNLNLTAVGVKCRPRGLVVNDKLQTTNQRIYACGDVIGGYDIANIANYEAKIAVNNALFFPRLAVNYNYIPWMISSQPMVAQVGLTELQAKRQYGKQEVLVLRQYFKTLAAAQVQDNITGICKLTSLENGKILGCSILGTAAGELINLIALAMSQNLKIQHLAKIAAVYPSFSETLEQTVREWSNIKLSKNHRLQEFLQSFFHFRRDWNL